The Halictus rubicundus isolate RS-2024b chromosome 6, iyHalRubi1_principal, whole genome shotgun sequence genome contains the following window.
GGTCCTGTGGATATCATGTTGCTTACCGTGAGTTAACCACCCCTTCGGCAGAGCTAACACGTGAAGTCGGTGTAGTGTGACTATAAAGATCGCGAAGAAAGGAGGCTGGTCGAGCGACGGATCAAGATACACCATGCGTTTCCTTGAACTGGTAATTataacgagaaaaagaaaagaaaagaatgaaCGCAACTCCTGCGTCGTTCCCGGTGATCGGTGAAACTCTCGGTAGTGTCGTgttaataaaaatgagtagtCCATTTAGGAGAACGCGCTCGCTTATACTTTCATCGTAATAAGCGCGTCTCGTcttgtctcgtctcgtctcgtctcgtctcgtagTTACGGGAAACATTCAACGCGGTTCTACCATTTGTAATCAGCCAGCGTATCGCTCTCGACTACTTAGCAAGGGAAAGTATATCAAATTAACGATGCGTTTACGTATGTTTAGCAAATTGGTCGAATTGTattacgaattttaaaaatgtaaacgAGATCGGCGCGGTAACGGCGACCGCCGCATAGTTCGCAGGTATTTCAATATTAAGATCACGTAAATAAACTTCGTCGCGATCGCGTTCGCTGGAGGCAAGTTTTCTTTTTGTTCAAGGAATATTAAGAAGTCCCCGCTTTAGGAGAGTCACCGAATTCTCGAGGTGAAACGCACACGCCGTGAATCTAAAACCTAAATTTTCTCTCGTTCACTACCTCCGCCGCTATACGAGGCGGACAACCAAGAAATTTCTGTTGTGTTCCGTCAATTTACACGCGAAAAACATCCGATATCCGATGCGTGTCATCCGTAAACTCGGTCTCGCCATATCGGGAACACGATCGCTGCTGGGAATCGCTTATCAGGGTAGCAGTAACTGTCCATTCGGCGACGCTAGAATACCAATCGATTTGGCCGCTTAAGGCCTTGCAGGATGTTTCTTCTCGTTATTAATCGGGTCACTCGGTTACCCACGCGCAACAGATCTTTCTACGAGTGCGTTTTACGCCGGTATCTGCGCGGAACCCTCTCCCCTTACAATTAGTTAATTTAGCCTCGCGCGAAACTTCGACGCAGTTTCACCATTTCAGATTATCGTAGCAACCTTGGTTGTCGCAACCATTGCCAAAGATGACGCTTCGAAAAGCCGGGATAAGAGACAACAAGTTGCATTTTATCCAAGACGAGGAGCTAGGCCACCACCTTATGCGGTGCAAATGGAACCGATCGTTCAATATTCTCAAAGAGATCCGCTCTACAATCCGTTGGCGAGCTCGAAGAGCGACGATCTTTACGAAGAGGGTCCGTTAAACTATTACCCTACAGAACCGGAGCCGATTATAGAAATTATCATCAAAGAATCGAACGAAACTTTGCCCACACCTGTACCACCCCCTCCGCCTCCGACCCCGAGACCTACTAAGGAACCTATACAGGTATTTTACGTGAAATACGAGAAAAAGAAGGGTTACGGGGACAAGACTCGAGTCGTTTACGACCCGCCCGTACCCGCGCTGACACCTGTTGAGGAACACGAGGAGATCAAGCCCGATAACCCGGAGCCTTACCCGGAAGAACCTGTTCACACAGCAACACCGGCACCGTCAGAACCGTCTACGACTTTGAGAGCAATTATTCGGCCGGATAGTGAAGTCTACCATTCCGGTTCTAGCGGGATCCGCGTCACTTTTGGCACGGATCAGGTGCCGCCAAACAATCACAATAAACGCAGTGATTTAGAAACACCACCTACTCAACATTCCAAACCAGCTGCTACTCCTCCCGGTTCTCCGAAAAGGCAGCACGGTCCGTACCAACCGATTCAACCGGTGCATCAAAGAGTGCCGTCTGCGTTTCCACAACAAAGGATCGCTAATTCGTTCCCACAGCAAACACTGCACCAGCCACCTCAGCAACCACCTCTAAACTTTTTGCAACAACAGCCTGCGTTCCCACCTCCGCCGCCGCAGACGAGAAACCCGTTGCCAAGACCCCAACGGCTGCCTATTACGATACAAGGCTTGCCGGAAGTACAGCAACGCGCGCCGTTCAGTGGGTTCAATGGGCCACCTCATCGTGTGAGTATCAATCATCCGCAGCAACCAGGATTTCCTCCTACTCTCTCGGTTTCCCATCAGAGTGTACAGATACAAACTCAACCGATACCGATAAACCAGGGTAATCATTTCAACGGCGATCAGCAACAACCTGTACAGCCACAGCCTGTTCAGCAaaagcaacagcaacagcaccAGCAACCACAACAGCACCAGCAACCACAACAGCAACAGCCCTTGTCTATTTATAAACAACAAGAATTGGAAAAGCAGAGATATCACGAGCAACGTCGTCAGCAAGAGCTACTGAAGCATCGTGAACATCAAAGGCAACACGAACAGCAAAGGCTTCAAGAGCATCAGAGATTTTTAGAGCAACAAAGGCAAACCGAACAACAACGGCACGTTGATCAGCATAGACAAATAGAGCAACAAAGATTGCTGGAGCAACAGAGGAATCAAGAACAACTAAGGCAACAGGATCATCAGAGGCTGCAGGAACAGCAGAGAATACAGGAGCAACAAAGGATACAGGAACAACAGAGAATACTAGAGCAACAAAGGCTACAAGATCAACAAAGGTTACACGAACAACGTAGAAGGAAGCAAGAACAAGAACAGAAACTACTGCAAGAGCAACAGTACCGTACACAGTTGAAGTACAATCAGCCGCAACCGGTACCAGGTATACCGCAACTACCGGTTCAGCCTCAGACTCAGAAACCGGGTGGAGAAATATTCAAAGCTGTCCCAAAATTAGAACAACATTATGCGATTCGAGAGAATCCGCTACATCCTGGCCCCTTCCCTCCTAATCCTATAATCCAGCCAACGGGATTTCCGGAACCGTCGCAGAACCAATATGGCTCTCTTCAATCGCCAAGTCCGTCGCCAGAAAGTCAACCTTTAATAAGAAATCCGCAGCATCAATTTATAAATGACCAACAGCAACATTTGAATACGAAACAACAAATCTTCCAAAGTCAACAGCAAGGATTTTTCTCACAGAATTTACAAAACTCGCAACAACAGCGACAACAGGCCCAACCACAGCAACAACGATTCCCATCGTCGTCACAGAGATCGTCGATCTGGGCACGACCATCCGTGTCATTAAATCCTTCTCAAAAGATTTACGCAACACCGGTAACCAACACGGAAGATTTCAATGCGATATCTACAATTAGACCATTCATCTCGAGCACAACGCctgctactactattattactaCTACAACGACCACGACGACCGAAGCACCAACGACAACCACCCTTTCGCCAAAGAATGAAGCGAAAATTAAGGAGAACATCGCAAATCTGCCGGACGAGGTACCGGATGATATAAGAGAACAGTTGTTGAGTTCTGGCATTTTGCAC
Protein-coding sequences here:
- the LOC143355030 gene encoding uncharacterized protein LOC143355030 → MRFLELIIVATLVVATIAKDDASKSRDKRQQVAFYPRRGARPPPYAVQMEPIVQYSQRDPLYNPLASSKSDDLYEEGPLNYYPTEPEPIIEIIIKESNETLPTPVPPPPPPTPRPTKEPIQVFYVKYEKKKGYGDKTRVVYDPPVPALTPVEEHEEIKPDNPEPYPEEPVHTATPAPSEPSTTLRAIIRPDSEVYHSGSSGIRVTFGTDQVPPNNHNKRSDLETPPTQHSKPAATPPGSPKRQHGPYQPIQPVHQRVPSAFPQQRIANSFPQQTLHQPPQQPPLNFLQQQPAFPPPPPQTRNPLPRPQRLPITIQGLPEVQQRAPFSGFNGPPHRVSINHPQQPGFPPTLSVSHQSVQIQTQPIPINQGNHFNGDQQQPQQPLSIYKQQELEKQRYHEQRRQQELLKHREHQRQHEQQRLQEHQRFLEQQRQTEQQRHVDQHRQIEQQRLLEQQRNQEQLRQQDHQRLQEQQRIQEQQRIQEQQRILEQQRLQDQQRLHEQRRRKQEQEQKLLQEQQYRTQLKYNQPQPVPGIPQLPVQPQTQKPGGEIFKAVPKLEQHYAIRENPLHPGPFPPNPIIQPTGFPEPSQNQYGSLQSPSPSPESQPLIRNPQHQFINDQQQHLNTKQQIFQSQQQGFFSQNLQNSQQQRQQAQPQQQRFPSSSQRSSIWARPSVSLNPSQKIYATPVTNTEDFNAISTIRPFISSTTPATTIITTTTTTTTEAPTTTTLSPKNEAKIKENIANLPDEVPDDIREQLLSSGILHNADIQILDYDKVGDIPIEKLPPEALANFYGAGGASAVAASEPVPAIIKKPKTADSSDSFATSSSSVSSAVLAKKTATSSSTKFEQATLRPGGVEMKVVRFDPNTEQGQALADQHIRDDATRLNPVTVGARDEAQYNRYLPLKVSGASFPIPDVPQLNGRKISSVVVLAPVDYNFQEEKEIESRQGRRASDVQAVKFLAGETLKQLVKKPTEENYKKWLEQESRTEPQKQSVVLLVTMPKDVDQGEKEIFMYDVVSQSVSKLSGDLSTAFVDAAESNSDSNFDDSNFTSH